In a single window of the Candidatus Krumholzibacteriia bacterium genome:
- a CDS encoding glycosyltransferase family 9 protein — translation MSPSPIDNPAFRVLMKVLGLSPRDHEFRLEGSLESVQRILFVDSGQFADLLFFLPVIQEIRERWPSVAVQVMVEERWGDFLKREPGIEGIILYDPESLRFRSSAYRKLLREVKKRSFDAVVLMGTEDDSHRDLVAFASGVALRAGAYSEGRERILNCMVRWTGKDRYRSCFAQELSRLLGLRYEALDWRYHFRPDEVRAADQLIHFRKPSRDVLLIGVDPGAGLAEHQVVESHLAFLLNHLTETLKARPLIFQIHGEKTGFRDKLRGDALEMPPLGLRERLALLSRCDLFVAGNTELFHAATAFGVPALGLFTDSDRPQWEPRNRPEISVLRGRPGEKISLKEMDERVQVILRAGRGVEG, via the coding sequence ATGAGCCCTTCTCCCATTGACAACCCTGCGTTCCGCGTTCTGATGAAAGTTTTGGGTCTCTCTCCCAGGGATCACGAATTCCGCCTGGAAGGGAGTCTGGAATCTGTTCAGCGCATTCTCTTCGTGGATTCGGGGCAGTTTGCTGACCTCCTCTTCTTTCTGCCGGTGATTCAGGAGATCCGGGAGCGATGGCCTTCGGTGGCTGTGCAGGTAATGGTCGAAGAACGGTGGGGGGACTTCCTCAAAAGGGAACCGGGAATTGAGGGAATCATTCTCTACGACCCCGAGTCCTTGCGTTTTCGCTCCTCGGCCTATCGCAAGCTGCTTCGGGAGGTCAAGAAGCGTTCTTTCGATGCGGTAGTTCTGATGGGGACGGAAGATGATTCCCACCGGGATCTTGTCGCTTTTGCTTCTGGAGTAGCGCTACGCGCGGGAGCCTACTCTGAGGGAAGGGAGCGAATCCTCAATTGCATGGTTCGCTGGACGGGAAAGGATCGCTACCGTTCCTGTTTTGCTCAGGAATTGTCGCGACTTCTTGGACTCCGTTACGAGGCATTGGACTGGAGGTATCACTTTCGTCCCGATGAAGTCCGGGCCGCGGATCAACTCATTCACTTCAGGAAGCCTTCCCGAGATGTTCTCCTGATCGGTGTAGATCCCGGAGCGGGGCTTGCGGAACACCAGGTCGTGGAGAGTCATCTCGCCTTTCTTTTGAATCACCTTACGGAGACCCTGAAAGCTCGCCCCCTGATTTTCCAGATCCATGGTGAGAAGACCGGATTCCGCGACAAACTGAGAGGAGACGCTCTGGAGATGCCTCCTCTGGGTTTACGGGAACGCCTCGCACTCCTTTCTCGCTGCGACCTTTTTGTTGCGGGCAACACCGAACTATTCCACGCGGCCACTGCCTTCGGTGTTCCCGCTCTCGGGCTATTCACGGACTCGGACCGCCCTCAGTGGGAGCCACGGAACCGACCTGAGATTTCGGTACTAAGAGGCCGGCCCGGAGAAAAGATCTCCCTGAAGGAGATGGACGAGAGGGTGCAAGTAATCCTCAGGGCAGGCCGGGGAGTTGAGGGCTGA